In Magnetospirillum sp. XM-1, a single window of DNA contains:
- a CDS encoding indolepyruvate oxidoreductase subunit beta family protein: MNVATRPLCLVVAAMGGEGGGVLTDWIVEAANASGLAVQSTSVPGVAQRTGATTYYVEIFPTPLAELGDAEPILALSPSVGEVDLIVATELMEAARSVTRGWSGPDRTHLIASTHRVHAMAEKMEMGDGRYDSEHLLAAIAAGTSDRLLFDMEQAARSAGCVINAVLLGAVAGSGRLPIPPETFEEQIVASGKAVESNLKGFRLGLAAARGEVPAAPPASHKRPHAEVAGAEAVFARLDVLPAGARAVAQEGVKRLVAYQDVRYARLYAERLEALAAATSDEAVLARAAKYLAVRMSFEDVIHVARLKTAPERLERIRAEIAARPGQPVVVKDFLKPGLEEVCALLPGFLARPILDAAHRGGWADKVAWGRQVNANGILGYASLRLLAGLKPWRRFSHRFTQEQAGIEDWLAALAAAARLSPALGIEVAECARLIKGYGETWRRGTANFQRIRDGVIAPAAAGRWPLAFALDALANARAAALADPEGARLERTLVAIGEKAAA, from the coding sequence ATGAACGTCGCGACCCGTCCCCTGTGCCTGGTCGTCGCCGCCATGGGCGGCGAGGGCGGCGGCGTGCTCACCGACTGGATTGTCGAGGCGGCCAACGCCTCGGGCCTCGCGGTGCAAAGCACCTCGGTGCCGGGCGTGGCCCAGCGCACCGGCGCCACCACCTATTACGTCGAGATCTTCCCCACGCCCCTGGCCGAGCTGGGCGATGCCGAGCCGATCCTGGCCCTGTCGCCGTCGGTGGGCGAGGTGGATTTGATCGTCGCCACCGAGCTGATGGAGGCGGCGCGCAGCGTAACGCGGGGCTGGTCCGGCCCCGACCGCACCCATCTGATCGCCTCGACCCACCGGGTCCACGCGATGGCCGAGAAGATGGAGATGGGCGACGGCCGCTATGATTCCGAGCACTTGCTGGCCGCCATCGCCGCCGGCACAAGCGACCGCCTGCTGTTCGACATGGAGCAGGCGGCCAGATCGGCGGGCTGCGTGATCAACGCCGTGTTGCTGGGCGCGGTGGCGGGCAGCGGCCGTCTGCCCATTCCGCCTGAGACCTTCGAAGAGCAGATTGTCGCCTCGGGCAAGGCGGTGGAAAGCAACCTCAAGGGCTTCCGCCTGGGGCTGGCGGCGGCCCGGGGCGAGGTTCCCGCCGCGCCGCCCGCCTCCCACAAGCGCCCCCATGCCGAGGTGGCGGGGGCCGAGGCGGTGTTCGCCCGGCTCGACGTCCTGCCGGCGGGCGCCCGCGCCGTGGCCCAGGAAGGGGTGAAGCGTCTGGTCGCCTATCAGGATGTCCGCTACGCCCGGCTTTACGCCGAGCGGCTGGAGGCCCTGGCCGCCGCCACCAGCGACGAGGCGGTGCTGGCCCGCGCCGCCAAATATCTGGCGGTGCGCATGAGCTTCGAGGACGTCATCCATGTGGCGCGCCTGAAGACAGCGCCCGAGCGCCTGGAGCGTATCCGTGCCGAGATCGCCGCCCGCCCCGGCCAGCCGGTGGTGGTCAAGGACTTCCTCAAGCCCGGCCTGGAAGAGGTCTGCGCCCTGCTGCCCGGCTTCCTGGCCCGGCCCATTCTCGATGCCGCCCACCGGGGCGGCTGGGCCGACAAGGTGGCCTGGGGGCGTCAGGTCAATGCCAACGGCATTCTGGGCTATGCCTCGCTGCGGCTGCTGGCGGGCCTCAAGCCCTGGCGGCGCTTCTCCCACCGCTTCACCCAGGAGCAGGCGGGAATCGAGGACTGGCTGGCCGCCTTGGCCGCCGCCGCCCGCCTGTCGCCCGCTCTCGGCATCGAAGTCGCCGAATGCGCCCGCCTGATCAAGGGCTATGGCGAGACCTGGAGACGCGGTACCGCCAATTTCCAGCGTATCCGCGATGGCGTCATCGCCCCGGCGGCCGCCGGGCGCTGGCCGCTGGCCTTCGCCCTGGACGCGCTGGCCAATGCCCGTGCCGCCGCCCTGGCCGACCCGGAGGGCGCGCGCCTGGAGCGCACCCTGGTGGCTATCGGGGAAAAGGCAGCGGCGTAA
- a CDS encoding HlyD family secretion protein, which yields MKALAACLLCLLPTLAVAEPLRLQGYAEGEYVRIGPTGSGLLAQIMVKDGDRVAAGAPLFALDTVIERAARDQARADLERAEAQLADLHKGKRPDELKSIAEQKAQAQAALRLSEVTLKRQDVLARNDFASRARLDEARAALERDRAQVRRLEAEYRTALLGARPDEIAAQDALVGQKRLELAKAEKRLADLAPLAPADALVEKVYYRPGEFVPAGQPVVSLLPPGNVKLVFFLPEPRLGALKVGDAIGYGCDRCAAGEAKVSFIAAQAEYTPPVIYSVESRDKLVFRVEARAAGLALNPGQPVDVVVPAK from the coding sequence ATGAAAGCCCTGGCCGCCTGTCTCCTCTGCCTGCTGCCCACCCTTGCCGTGGCCGAGCCCCTGCGCCTGCAGGGCTATGCCGAGGGCGAATATGTGCGAATCGGCCCGACCGGGTCCGGTCTTTTGGCCCAAATCATGGTGAAGGACGGTGATCGGGTAGCGGCCGGCGCGCCGCTGTTCGCGCTGGATACCGTCATCGAGCGCGCCGCCCGCGATCAGGCCAGGGCCGATCTGGAGCGGGCCGAGGCGCAGCTGGCCGATTTGCACAAGGGCAAGCGGCCCGACGAACTGAAATCCATCGCCGAGCAGAAGGCCCAGGCCCAGGCGGCGCTCAGGCTGTCCGAGGTGACCTTGAAGCGCCAGGACGTGCTGGCGCGCAACGACTTCGCCTCGCGCGCCAGATTGGACGAGGCCAGGGCGGCGCTGGAGCGCGACCGCGCCCAGGTGCGCCGCCTGGAAGCCGAGTACCGCACCGCGCTCTTAGGGGCCCGGCCCGACGAGATCGCGGCGCAGGACGCCCTGGTGGGCCAGAAGCGTCTGGAACTGGCCAAGGCGGAAAAGCGTCTGGCCGACCTTGCCCCCCTGGCCCCCGCCGACGCACTGGTGGAGAAGGTCTATTACCGCCCCGGCGAGTTCGTGCCCGCCGGGCAGCCGGTGGTGTCGCTGCTGCCGCCGGGCAACGTCAAGCTGGTGTTCTTTCTGCCCGAGCCCCGGCTGGGCGCGCTGAAGGTGGGGGACGCAATCGGCTATGGCTGCGACCGCTGCGCCGCCGGAGAGGCGAAGGTGAGCTTCATCGCCGCCCAGGCGGAATACACGCCCCCGGTCATCTATTCCGTGGAAAGCCGCGACAAGCTGGTGTTCCGCGTCGAGGCCAGGGCGGCCGGGCTGGCGCTTAATCCCGGCCAGCCGGTGGACGTCGTGGTGCCGGCCAAGTGA
- a CDS encoding ABC transporter ATP-binding protein yields MNGAAAIDVQGLEKRFSGRAVVRDFSILVPKGRIFGFLGPNGSGKTTTIRMLCGLLTPDAGRGTCLGLDIRTQADEIKRRVGYMTQKFSFYEDLTIAENLDFVARVYGLDRRRQRVDEALEGLGLAERRRQLAGTLSGGWKQRLALAACVLHEPELLLLDEPTAGVDPKARRDFWDHIHRLAADGMTVLVSTHYMDEAERCHEISYLAYGRLMVRGTVAEVIKGSGLVTWLVEGDGADRLASSMEGRPGIAMAAPFGNALHVSGTDGAALEAAIAPWRHQPSLVWSRTEPSLEDVFIHLMGQAEDNFR; encoded by the coding sequence GTGAACGGCGCGGCGGCCATCGACGTCCAGGGGCTGGAGAAGCGCTTTTCGGGCCGCGCCGTGGTCCGCGACTTCTCCATCCTGGTGCCTAAGGGGCGCATCTTCGGCTTTCTGGGGCCCAACGGTTCGGGCAAGACCACCACCATCCGCATGCTGTGCGGCCTGCTGACCCCCGATGCCGGGCGGGGCACCTGCCTTGGCCTCGACATCCGGACACAGGCGGACGAGATCAAGCGCCGGGTCGGCTACATGACCCAGAAGTTCTCGTTCTACGAGGACCTGACCATCGCCGAGAACCTGGATTTCGTCGCCCGCGTCTACGGCCTGGACCGCCGCAGGCAGCGGGTCGACGAAGCGCTGGAAGGTCTCGGTCTGGCCGAGCGTCGCCGCCAGCTGGCCGGGACGCTGTCGGGGGGCTGGAAGCAGCGTCTGGCCCTGGCCGCCTGCGTGCTGCACGAGCCCGAGCTGCTGCTGCTCGACGAGCCCACCGCCGGCGTCGATCCCAAGGCGCGGCGCGATTTCTGGGACCATATCCACCGGCTGGCTGCCGACGGCATGACCGTGCTGGTCAGCACCCATTACATGGACGAGGCCGAGCGCTGCCACGAGATCAGCTATCTCGCCTATGGCCGCCTGATGGTGCGCGGCACGGTGGCCGAGGTGATCAAGGGCTCGGGCCTGGTGACCTGGCTGGTGGAAGGCGACGGCGCCGACCGGCTGGCATCCAGCATGGAGGGGCGGCCCGGCATCGCCATGGCGGCGCCCTTCGGCAACGCGCTGCATGTGAGCGGCACCGACGGGGCCGCCCTGGAAGCCGCCATCGCGCCCTGGCGCCACCAGCCCTCTTTGGTGTGGAGCCGCACCGAGCCCAGCCTGGAGGACGTGTTCATCCACCTGATGGGCCAGGCGGAGGACAATTTCCGATGA
- a CDS encoding ABC transporter permease yields MNGSFSWSRLMAVMVKEVIQMRRDRLTFAMMVLVPLLQLVLFGYAINSDPKALPTLVNVQEAGPFARALVAGLGNSSYFRVVGEVRSEAEAERWLATGDAQFVVTVPAGFEAALARGERPAVLLEADATDPASASNAVAAAAALVRNVFDAELAGPLAHLKAQPDPVDLRVHRRYNPEGISQYNIVPGLMGVILTMTMVMMTALAVTRERERGTMENLLAMPVRPLEVMVGKILPYIGVGYVQVVVIVASGRWMFGVPLMGSLTLLTVALLLFIASNLTVGFTFSTVARNQLQAMQMSFFFFLPSILLSGFMFPFRGMPVWAQWIGEIFPLTHFLRVVRGILLKGNGVAEIWPEMWPIIAFVLASAALAMKQYRQTLD; encoded by the coding sequence ATGAACGGGTCCTTCTCCTGGTCGCGGCTGATGGCGGTGATGGTCAAGGAGGTCATCCAGATGCGCCGCGACCGCCTGACCTTCGCCATGATGGTGCTGGTGCCGCTGCTGCAACTGGTGCTGTTCGGCTATGCCATCAATTCCGATCCCAAGGCGCTGCCCACCCTGGTCAATGTGCAGGAGGCCGGCCCCTTCGCCCGCGCCCTGGTGGCGGGGTTGGGCAATTCCTCGTATTTCCGCGTGGTGGGCGAGGTCCGCTCCGAAGCCGAGGCCGAGCGCTGGCTGGCCACCGGCGATGCCCAGTTCGTGGTGACCGTACCGGCCGGGTTCGAGGCCGCCCTGGCGCGCGGCGAGCGGCCGGCCGTGCTGCTGGAGGCCGACGCCACCGACCCGGCGTCCGCCTCCAACGCGGTGGCGGCGGCCGCCGCGCTGGTACGCAACGTCTTCGATGCCGAACTTGCCGGCCCGCTGGCGCACCTGAAGGCGCAGCCCGATCCCGTCGATCTGCGCGTCCACCGGCGCTACAACCCGGAAGGCATCAGCCAGTACAACATCGTGCCTGGACTGATGGGGGTGATCCTCACCATGACCATGGTCATGATGACGGCGCTGGCGGTGACGCGCGAGCGCGAGCGCGGCACCATGGAAAACCTGCTGGCCATGCCGGTACGGCCGCTGGAGGTGATGGTCGGCAAGATCCTGCCCTATATCGGGGTGGGCTATGTCCAGGTGGTGGTCATCGTCGCCTCGGGCCGCTGGATGTTCGGGGTGCCGCTGATGGGCAGCCTGACGCTTCTGACCGTGGCGCTTTTGCTGTTCATCGCGTCCAACCTGACGGTGGGCTTCACCTTTTCCACCGTGGCCCGCAACCAGTTGCAGGCCATGCAGATGAGCTTCTTCTTCTTCCTGCCCTCCATTCTGCTGTCGGGCTTCATGTTTCCGTTCCGTGGCATGCCGGTCTGGGCCCAGTGGATCGGCGAGATCTTTCCGCTGACCCATTTCCTGCGCGTGGTGCGCGGCATTCTCTTGAAAGGCAACGGCGTGGCCGAGATCTGGCCCGAGATGTGGCCGATCATCGCCTTCGTGCTGGCCAGCGCCGCACTGGCCATGAAGCAGTACCGCCAGACCCTGGATTAA
- the thiC gene encoding phosphomethylpyrimidine synthase ThiC, whose translation MSESALKITTGALPGSRKIYVEGSRPDIRVAMREIDQTPGCGEPPVRVYDCSGPYTDPALSVDITKGVPRLREKWILERGDVEHYEGRAHKPEDDGLKPGEVIGVPVFDRAALGLRPLRAKAGKAPTQLAYARAGIITPEMEYVAIRENMKRAELHAQVVRDGEDFGADIPDEVTPEFVRAEIARGRAVLPANVNHPEAEPMIIGRNFLTKINANIGNSAVASSVEEEVEKMVWATRWGADTVMDLSTGRHIHATREWIIRNSPVPIGTVPIYQALEKVDGKAEELTWDIFRDTLIEQAEQGVDYFTIHAGVLLRYIPLTAKRTTGIVSRGGSIMAKWCLAHHKENFLYTHFEDICELLKAYDVGFSLGDGLRPGSIADANDAAQFGELETLGELTHKAWAHDCQVIIEGPGHVPMHKIKKNVEKQIELCGEAPFYTLGPLVTDIAPGYDHITSAIGAAMIGWFGTAMLCYVTPKEHLGLPDKQDVREGVVTYKLAAHAADLAKGHPGAQVRDNALSKARFEFRWKDQFNLSLDPEKALAFHDQHLPAEGAKLAHFCSMCGPKFCSMKISQEVRDFAAEQGMAEMSEKFVAEGAEIYHTEPGNAAQQAKPAAE comes from the coding sequence ATGTCCGAGTCCGCCCTGAAGATCACCACCGGAGCCCTGCCGGGTTCGCGCAAGATTTACGTCGAGGGGTCGCGCCCCGACATCCGGGTGGCCATGCGCGAGATCGACCAGACGCCGGGCTGCGGCGAGCCGCCGGTTCGGGTCTACGACTGCTCTGGCCCCTATACCGATCCGGCGCTGTCGGTGGACATCACCAAGGGCGTGCCGCGCCTGCGGGAAAAGTGGATCCTGGAACGCGGCGACGTCGAGCATTACGAGGGCCGGGCCCACAAGCCCGAGGATGACGGCCTCAAGCCCGGCGAGGTGATCGGCGTGCCGGTGTTCGACCGCGCCGCCCTTGGCCTGCGCCCCCTGCGCGCCAAGGCGGGCAAGGCGCCGACCCAGCTGGCCTATGCCCGGGCCGGCATCATCACGCCCGAGATGGAATACGTGGCCATCCGCGAGAACATGAAGCGGGCCGAGCTGCACGCCCAGGTGGTGCGCGACGGCGAGGATTTCGGCGCCGACATCCCCGACGAGGTGACCCCGGAATTCGTGCGCGCCGAGATTGCGCGCGGCCGCGCCGTGCTGCCGGCCAACGTCAACCACCCGGAAGCCGAGCCCATGATCATCGGGCGCAACTTCCTCACCAAGATCAACGCCAATATCGGCAATTCCGCCGTGGCCTCCTCGGTGGAGGAGGAGGTGGAGAAGATGGTGTGGGCCACCCGCTGGGGCGCCGACACCGTCATGGACCTGTCGACGGGCCGCCACATCCACGCCACCCGCGAATGGATCATCCGCAACAGCCCCGTTCCCATCGGCACCGTGCCGATCTATCAGGCGCTGGAGAAGGTGGACGGCAAGGCCGAGGAGCTGACCTGGGACATCTTCCGCGACACCCTGATCGAGCAGGCCGAGCAGGGCGTGGACTATTTCACCATCCATGCCGGCGTGCTGCTGCGCTACATCCCGCTGACGGCGAAGCGGACCACCGGCATCGTGTCGCGCGGCGGCTCGATCATGGCCAAGTGGTGCCTGGCGCACCACAAGGAGAACTTCCTCTACACCCACTTCGAGGACATCTGCGAACTGTTGAAGGCCTATGACGTGGGCTTCTCGCTGGGCGACGGGTTGCGGCCCGGCTCCATCGCCGACGCCAACGACGCCGCCCAGTTCGGCGAGCTGGAGACCCTGGGCGAGCTGACCCACAAGGCCTGGGCCCACGACTGCCAGGTGATCATCGAGGGTCCCGGCCACGTGCCCATGCACAAGATCAAGAAGAACGTCGAGAAGCAGATCGAGCTGTGCGGCGAGGCGCCGTTCTACACCCTCGGGCCGCTGGTTACCGACATCGCGCCGGGCTACGACCACATCACCTCGGCCATCGGCGCGGCCATGATCGGCTGGTTCGGCACCGCCATGCTCTGCTACGTGACGCCCAAGGAGCATCTGGGCCTGCCCGACAAGCAGGACGTGCGCGAAGGCGTGGTCACCTACAAGCTGGCCGCCCATGCCGCCGATCTGGCCAAGGGTCATCCCGGCGCCCAGGTGCGCGACAATGCCCTGTCCAAGGCCCGCTTCGAGTTCCGCTGGAAGGACCAGTTCAACCTGTCGCTGGACCCGGAGAAGGCGCTGGCTTTCCATGACCAGCACCTGCCGGCGGAAGGCGCCAAGCTGGCCCATTTCTGCTCCATGTGCGGCCCGAAATTCTGCTCCATGAAGATCAGCCAGGAGGTGCGCGATTTCGCCGCCGAACAGGGCATGGCCGAGATGAGCGAGAAGTTCGTGGCCGAGGGCGCCGAGATCTACCACACCGAACCGGGCAACGCCGCCCAGCAGGCCAAGCCGGCGGCGGAATGA
- a CDS encoding pentapeptide repeat-containing protein: MRRIYLFPIIAMFWTGEAAAQCSPAPRADLRACDFSGAMLENADLRGAKLDGVRFAKANLKWANLAGASLKGAVFAGADLFHATFDGAEMGGADLSDTYLFGANLIGTKLMGADFKGAYLKDVLMERADLSGARLSGVYMLRGVFEEARLVGADLSGADMTGAAAEGADFTDANLKGARLSGASARFARFVRAELDGADFAKADLLHTVFDEARHVPPGVTETLAILFAAEERR, translated from the coding sequence ATGCGGCGGATCTATCTGTTCCCGATCATCGCGATGTTCTGGACGGGCGAAGCCGCCGCCCAGTGCAGCCCCGCCCCCCGTGCCGACCTCAGGGCCTGCGACTTCTCGGGCGCCATGCTGGAGAACGCCGATTTACGCGGCGCCAAGCTGGACGGAGTGCGTTTCGCCAAGGCCAACCTGAAATGGGCCAATCTGGCCGGGGCCAGCCTGAAGGGGGCGGTGTTCGCCGGGGCCGACCTGTTCCACGCCACCTTCGACGGAGCGGAAATGGGCGGGGCCGACCTCAGCGACACCTACCTGTTCGGCGCCAATCTGATCGGCACCAAGCTGATGGGAGCCGATTTCAAGGGCGCCTATCTCAAGGACGTGCTGATGGAGCGGGCCGATTTATCGGGGGCCAGGCTGTCCGGCGTCTACATGCTGCGCGGGGTGTTCGAGGAAGCCCGGCTGGTGGGAGCCGACCTGTCGGGGGCCGACATGACCGGCGCGGCGGCCGAAGGGGCCGATTTCACCGACGCCAACCTCAAGGGCGCGCGGCTGTCGGGAGCCTCGGCGCGCTTCGCCCGCTTCGTGCGGGCCGAGCTGGACGGGGCCGACTTCGCCAAGGCCGACCTGCTGCACACGGTGTTCGACGAAGCCCGCCACGTGCCGCCGGGGGTGACCGAGACCCTGGCCATCCTGTTCGCCGCGGAGGAAAGGCGGTAG
- a CDS encoding IS481 family transposase — MGIHKNALLTPAGRGILVRRVLDEKLTPMAVATAMGVSSRTVRKWVKRFKSEGLCGLQDRSSRPHRSPTRTPVPLAEQIAVLRRRRLTGEQIGALVGRSKATVFRILGRLGMNRLKSLEPAPPIVRYQRDAPGEMIHLDTKKLGKFRAAGHRFTGVRTAMGRSRGIGWECVHVCIDDASRVAFSKIMADEKQETAASFLEAALAYYKTLGVTVQRVMTDNGSCYKSKVFREACARHGLKHIRTRPYTPKTNGKAERFIQTALREWAYAQAYETSDQRAEELPRWLHRYNWHRPHGSLKAQTPISRIGLTGNNLMRLHT; from the coding sequence ATGGGCATCCACAAGAATGCGCTGCTGACCCCGGCAGGTCGAGGAATTCTGGTGCGGCGGGTTTTGGACGAAAAGCTCACCCCCATGGCGGTGGCCACCGCTATGGGGGTGAGCTCGCGGACCGTTCGCAAGTGGGTCAAACGTTTTAAGAGTGAAGGGCTGTGCGGCCTTCAGGATCGGTCATCGCGTCCGCACCGGTCCCCGACACGAACGCCCGTGCCCCTTGCCGAGCAAATTGCGGTGCTACGGCGCCGGCGCCTGACAGGCGAGCAGATCGGGGCCTTGGTTGGGCGGTCCAAGGCGACAGTCTTCCGCATCCTCGGTCGCCTGGGCATGAACCGCCTGAAGTCACTGGAACCGGCTCCGCCGATTGTGCGCTACCAACGCGACGCGCCGGGGGAAATGATCCACCTCGATACCAAGAAGCTGGGGAAATTCAGGGCGGCCGGACATCGCTTTACCGGCGTCCGCACTGCCATGGGCAGAAGCCGCGGGATCGGCTGGGAGTGCGTCCACGTCTGCATCGACGACGCTTCCCGCGTTGCCTTCAGCAAGATCATGGCCGATGAAAAGCAGGAAACCGCCGCCTCCTTCCTGGAGGCCGCCCTGGCCTATTACAAGACCCTGGGCGTGACCGTCCAGCGCGTCATGACCGACAACGGCTCCTGCTACAAATCCAAGGTGTTCCGCGAGGCTTGCGCCCGACATGGCCTTAAGCATATCCGCACCAGGCCCTACACGCCCAAAACCAACGGCAAGGCTGAACGTTTCATCCAGACCGCGCTTCGCGAATGGGCTTATGCCCAAGCCTACGAAACATCAGACCAGCGCGCCGAAGAACTGCCGCGATGGCTCCACCGATACAACTGGCATCGGCCTCATGGTAGCCTCAAGGCGCAGACACCCATCAGCCGAATCGGTCTGACCGGGAACAACCTCATGCGACTCCACACCTAG
- a CDS encoding bacteriohemerythrin, whose translation MANLNVSGRIYAGFGLIVLLLLALAGISISTLGSSKTQIDKYAGVSDNAQRVLSVNGNFANIRRNVIVFADNADPKTLEQIRRIQPAIAKTLPEAIAATADPGRKASLTKMQELFTAYMAGFDKVADLRKSKLDLVEGRMNVVGVAARKDLTQIIKTAMDDGDYEAAALAGIAQESLMLARVNAIKYLADPSDELVKVAEKEVADFVKEAEALTKRLRNPERKRLAGEAEANAKAYSAAFAQVVVATHALDTLVFKDMAAMAAQFADLADQTVKSQDEAMHHQKEDTESAMSRSSSITWTGSAIAVGLAVLLSWLIARSIVVPLSAMTGAMTELSKGNKTVDIPARERTDEIGAMAQAMEIFKENTLKMDKLQAEQEANKAKAETDRKAALHHMADTFEESVGKVVQTVTSAATELQGASSQMAGTAHETSAQATTVASAATQASANVETVAAATEELAASISEIAKQVERSQAVASRAEQEADNTTSQVRALSENVGRIGEVVVLINDIAAQTNLLALNATIEAARAGDAGKGFAVVANEVKNLANQTAKATDEIASQIKAVQEGTGNAVKAIDTISKVISEMGEISASVASAVQEQTAATAEIARNVEQAAAGTAEVSSNINSVEQAARETGHAAEQISESATDLSKQAEYLRAEVARFLHQVRADKADMKILEWDNALNTGVASIDRHHQDMYAEINRFYGEMMSGNGAAAIQGILGQVAKSFEPHFKDEEEVMTRNAFPGIEEHRRRHREFFDKFEGLKREVEAGKEGATGKLFQFVAGWLKDHIRHEDGKIAAFLREKKVA comes from the coding sequence ATGGCTAATCTCAACGTTTCCGGACGGATTTACGCAGGTTTCGGCCTCATTGTCCTGCTTCTTTTGGCGCTCGCTGGAATTTCCATTTCTACCCTGGGTTCATCGAAAACGCAAATCGACAAATATGCCGGCGTCTCCGACAACGCCCAGCGGGTGTTGAGCGTCAACGGCAACTTCGCCAATATCCGCCGCAACGTCATCGTCTTCGCCGACAATGCCGACCCCAAGACCCTGGAGCAGATCCGCCGGATTCAGCCGGCCATCGCCAAGACCCTGCCGGAAGCCATTGCCGCGACCGCCGATCCGGGGCGCAAGGCCAGCCTGACCAAGATGCAGGAGCTGTTCACCGCCTACATGGCCGGTTTCGACAAGGTCGCCGACCTGCGCAAGAGCAAGCTGGATCTGGTTGAGGGCCGCATGAACGTGGTTGGCGTGGCGGCGCGCAAGGATCTGACCCAGATCATCAAGACCGCCATGGACGACGGCGATTACGAGGCGGCCGCCCTGGCCGGAATCGCGCAGGAATCGCTGATGCTGGCCCGGGTCAACGCCATCAAGTATCTGGCCGATCCCAGCGACGAGTTGGTCAAGGTGGCCGAGAAGGAGGTCGCCGATTTCGTCAAGGAGGCTGAGGCGCTGACCAAGCGGCTGCGCAACCCCGAGCGCAAGCGCCTGGCCGGCGAGGCCGAGGCCAACGCCAAGGCCTATAGTGCCGCCTTCGCCCAGGTGGTCGTCGCCACCCACGCGCTGGACACCCTGGTGTTCAAGGACATGGCCGCCATGGCCGCCCAGTTCGCCGACCTGGCCGATCAGACGGTCAAGTCCCAGGACGAGGCCATGCATCACCAGAAGGAGGACACCGAGTCCGCCATGTCGCGCAGTTCCTCCATCACCTGGACGGGCTCGGCCATCGCCGTGGGTCTGGCCGTGCTGCTGTCCTGGCTGATCGCGCGCTCCATCGTCGTGCCGCTGTCCGCCATGACCGGGGCCATGACCGAATTGTCCAAGGGCAACAAGACCGTCGACATCCCGGCGCGCGAGCGCACCGACGAGATCGGCGCCATGGCCCAGGCCATGGAGATCTTCAAGGAAAACACCCTCAAGATGGACAAGCTGCAGGCCGAGCAGGAGGCGAACAAGGCCAAGGCCGAAACCGACCGCAAGGCGGCGCTCCATCACATGGCCGACACCTTCGAGGAAAGCGTCGGCAAGGTGGTCCAGACGGTGACCTCGGCCGCCACCGAGCTGCAGGGCGCGTCCAGCCAGATGGCCGGCACCGCCCACGAGACCAGCGCCCAGGCCACCACCGTCGCCTCGGCGGCGACCCAGGCCTCGGCCAATGTCGAGACGGTGGCCGCCGCCACCGAGGAACTGGCCGCCTCCATCTCGGAAATCGCCAAGCAGGTGGAACGCTCGCAGGCCGTCGCCAGCCGGGCCGAACAGGAGGCCGACAACACCACGTCGCAGGTCCGCGCCCTGTCCGAGAATGTCGGCCGCATCGGCGAGGTGGTGGTGCTGATCAACGATATCGCCGCCCAGACCAACCTGCTGGCTCTGAACGCCACCATCGAGGCGGCGCGGGCCGGCGACGCCGGCAAGGGCTTCGCGGTGGTCGCCAACGAGGTCAAGAACCTCGCCAACCAGACCGCCAAGGCCACCGACGAGATCGCCAGCCAGATCAAGGCGGTTCAGGAAGGCACCGGCAACGCGGTGAAGGCCATCGACACCATCTCCAAGGTCATTTCGGAGATGGGCGAGATCAGCGCCTCGGTCGCCTCCGCCGTGCAGGAACAGACCGCCGCCACCGCGGAGATCGCCCGCAACGTCGAACAGGCCGCCGCCGGCACCGCCGAGGTGTCGAGCAACATCAATTCGGTGGAACAGGCCGCGCGCGAGACCGGCCACGCCGCCGAGCAGATCAGCGAATCGGCCACCGACCTGTCCAAGCAGGCCGAGTATCTGCGCGCCGAGGTCGCCCGCTTCCTGCATCAGGTGCGCGCCGACAAGGCCGACATGAAGATCCTGGAATGGGACAACGCGCTGAACACCGGCGTGGCCTCCATCGACCGGCATCACCAGGATATGTACGCCGAAATCAACCGCTTCTACGGCGAGATGATGAGCGGCAACGGCGCCGCCGCCATCCAGGGCATCCTGGGGCAGGTGGCCAAGTCCTTCGAGCCCCACTTCAAGGACGAGGAAGAGGTGATGACCCGCAACGCCTTCCCGGGCATCGAGGAGCATCGCCGCCGCCACCGCGAGTTCTTCGACAAGTTCGAAGGCCTGAAGCGCGAGGTGGAGGCCGGCAAGGAGGGCGCCACCGGCAAGCTGTTCCAGTTCGTCGCCGGCTGGCTGAAGGACCATATCCGCCACGAGGACGGCAAGATCGCCGCCTTCCTGCGCGAGAAGAAGGTCGCCTAG